The proteins below are encoded in one region of Sporanaerobacter acetigenes DSM 13106:
- a CDS encoding CvfB family protein yields MIKVGEIQELDVVKITPKGALLGLKGSDEGAFLPEKEIQEKIKIGDKIEVFVYKDDKLLATTKRPKIVAGEIGFLRVVETTRIGAFLDWGLDKDLFLPFREQFGKIERGEKYLVGVYVDKSNRPCATMQIKRLLSTNSPYKENDKVFGTIYSMNFEMGAFVAVDNKYDGLIPKNELYGVYRPGDKVELRVTKVREDGRLYLSLRSKSYKQMDRDANTIINKMKANGGELDLNDDSSPRRIQEELNMSKSAFKRAVGRLLKEGKIEFTRRGIKFKTMR; encoded by the coding sequence ATGATAAAAGTAGGTGAAATTCAAGAGTTAGATGTAGTTAAAATTACTCCAAAGGGAGCTCTTTTAGGTTTAAAAGGGAGCGATGAAGGGGCATTCTTGCCAGAGAAAGAGATTCAAGAAAAGATTAAAATAGGAGACAAGATAGAAGTATTTGTCTATAAAGATGATAAACTGTTAGCTACTACTAAAAGACCTAAAATAGTTGCTGGAGAAATAGGTTTTTTGAGAGTTGTGGAAACAACAAGAATAGGTGCCTTTTTAGATTGGGGATTGGACAAGGATTTATTTCTTCCTTTTAGAGAACAGTTTGGGAAAATTGAAAGAGGCGAAAAATATTTAGTTGGTGTATATGTAGATAAAAGCAATAGACCATGTGCAACTATGCAGATAAAGAGATTACTTTCTACCAATTCTCCATACAAAGAAAATGACAAAGTTTTTGGCACTATATATAGTATGAATTTTGAAATGGGAGCTTTTGTAGCAGTTGATAACAAATATGATGGACTTATTCCCAAAAATGAACTATATGGGGTCTATAGGCCTGGAGATAAAGTAGAATTGAGGGTGACTAAAGTAAGAGAAGATGGTAGACTATATTTGAGTTTGAGAAGTAAGTCTTACAAACAAATGGATAGAGATGCAAATACTATTATAAATAAGATGAAGGCTAACGGGGGAGAATTGGATTTAAATGATGATAGCTCGCCAAGAAGAATACAAGAAGAGCTAAATATGAGCAAGAGTGCGTTTAAAAGAGCAGTAGGAAGACTGCTAAAGGAAGGGAAAATTGAGTTTACTCGAAGAGGTATTAAATTTAAAACAATGAGATAA
- a CDS encoding TDE2712 family protein, with product MIKRIKTKFDTIEMLNYFWQVVSEKGKVGDPYLISVADSEDMKYVYDDEFNKDSVRRVLSAIENREMLNSESKKERRFWNYNMWMMEDLGFTQMMVNPVKTLNLNSVMDKINESGVESKFEELEVIFVPGTEEEYKIVDNKLIINFFRIKADLYEENKVTIGESSLVDYIEEKLMELLND from the coding sequence ATGATTAAAAGAATCAAGACAAAATTTGATACTATTGAAATGTTAAATTATTTTTGGCAAGTGGTTAGTGAAAAAGGAAAGGTAGGAGATCCTTACTTGATAAGTGTAGCTGATTCAGAAGATATGAAATATGTATATGATGATGAATTTAATAAAGATAGTGTGAGAAGAGTATTAAGCGCAATAGAAAATAGAGAAATGTTAAATAGTGAAAGCAAGAAGGAAAGAAGATTTTGGAACTATAATATGTGGATGATGGAAGATTTAGGATTTACTCAAATGATGGTAAATCCAGTGAAAACACTAAATTTAAATTCAGTAATGGATAAAATAAATGAAAGTGGCGTAGAATCAAAATTTGAAGAGTTAGAAGTAATATTTGTTCCTGGAACTGAAGAAGAGTACAAAATAGTAGATAACAAACTCATAATCAATTTCTTTAGAATTAAAGCTGATTTATATGAAGAAAACAAAGTGACGATTGGAGAAAGTTCACTTGTAGACTATATAGAAGAAAAACTTATGGAATTGTTGAACGATTAA
- the trpB gene encoding tryptophan synthase subunit beta: MKKFDGYFGQYGGSYVGESMKEVLKELENLFYQYIEDEDFLKELKYYYKNYVGRESPLYFAENLTQYTGGAKIYLKREDLNHTGAHKINNALGQALLAKRSGKKRIIAETGAGQHGVATATVCALFGMDCTIYMGSIDVKRQEHNVFRMKMLGAKVEPVEEGRGTLKEAVDRALGDFVENSQDTFYLLGSAVGPHPYPLMVREFQSIIGKEAKRQIIEQEGRLPDYLVACVGGGSNAIGLFHPFIEDSEVKIIGVEPAGKGIDTGCHAASISKGEVGVIHGFKCYTLKEEADIYSIAAGLDYPGVGPEHCYLKDIGRVSYDSVTDIEALEAFYKLSKLEGIIPALESAHAVAYGMKLSRTLPKDKIIIINLSGRGDKDMAQVMELSEYK; the protein is encoded by the coding sequence GTGAAAAAATTTGATGGTTATTTTGGACAATATGGTGGTTCTTATGTTGGAGAATCTATGAAAGAGGTATTAAAAGAATTAGAAAATTTGTTTTATCAGTATATTGAAGATGAAGACTTCTTGAAAGAGCTTAAATATTATTATAAAAATTATGTTGGAAGAGAAAGTCCACTATACTTTGCAGAAAATTTAACCCAATATACTGGAGGAGCAAAGATTTATTTAAAAAGAGAAGATTTAAATCATACAGGAGCTCACAAGATAAACAATGCACTAGGTCAAGCATTGTTGGCAAAGAGAAGTGGCAAAAAGAGAATCATTGCTGAAACGGGGGCAGGGCAACATGGAGTTGCTACTGCTACGGTTTGTGCATTGTTTGGTATGGATTGCACTATATATATGGGTAGTATAGATGTGAAAAGGCAAGAACACAATGTCTTCAGGATGAAAATGCTTGGGGCAAAAGTAGAGCCTGTAGAAGAAGGAAGAGGAACATTAAAAGAGGCAGTAGATAGAGCTTTGGGGGATTTCGTAGAAAATAGTCAAGATACCTTTTATCTATTGGGCTCGGCTGTAGGACCTCATCCATATCCTCTAATGGTTAGAGAATTTCAAAGTATAATTGGGAAAGAAGCCAAAAGACAGATAATTGAACAAGAGGGAAGACTACCTGATTATCTGGTTGCTTGTGTTGGCGGTGGTAGCAATGCCATAGGTCTTTTCCATCCTTTTATAGAGGATAGTGAAGTAAAAATTATAGGAGTAGAGCCTGCTGGAAAGGGTATTGATACGGGATGTCATGCAGCTTCTATTTCTAAGGGTGAAGTGGGAGTTATTCACGGATTTAAATGTTATACTCTAAAAGAAGAGGCAGATATATATTCTATTGCAGCAGGACTTGACTATCCAGGGGTTGGGCCTGAACACTGTTATTTAAAAGATATAGGAAGAGTTTCATATGATTCTGTTACTGACATAGAAGCTTTGGAAGCTTTCTATAAACTTTCAAAATTAGAAGGTATTATACCTGCTCTTGAAAGTGCTCATGCTGTAGCTTATGGAATGAAACTTTCTCGTACTCTTCCAAAAGATAAGATAATAATCATCAATTTATCTGGCAGGGGAGACAAAGATATGGCTCAAGTCATGGAGTTAAGTGAATATAAATAA
- a CDS encoding ribonuclease H1 domain-containing protein, whose product MKKKYYAVKNGRRVGIYDSWSECEKQVKGYSGAEYKSFLTLEEAKAYLNGEKNSEEKDICDLKDNEMIAYVDGSFDVEVGYYAYGVILFSKDGKNTYSGRGNEKELVEMRNVSGEIEGAMVAMNIALEKNIDTLYLYYDYMGIEKWLTGEWKTNKIGTKKYKEFYDSIKDRLSVVFIKVKSHSGDTYNEEVDKLARASLKIDTN is encoded by the coding sequence GTGAAGAAAAAGTATTATGCAGTTAAAAATGGAAGGAGAGTAGGGATATATGATTCTTGGAGTGAGTGTGAGAAACAAGTAAAGGGCTATTCGGGTGCAGAATACAAGAGTTTTCTCACTTTGGAAGAAGCTAAAGCTTATTTAAATGGTGAAAAGAACAGTGAAGAAAAAGATATTTGTGATTTAAAAGACAATGAGATGATAGCTTATGTAGATGGAAGTTTCGATGTGGAAGTTGGATATTATGCTTATGGTGTTATATTGTTTTCAAAAGATGGAAAAAACACATATTCAGGTCGAGGAAATGAAAAAGAATTGGTAGAGATGAGAAATGTATCAGGAGAAATAGAAGGGGCAATGGTCGCTATGAACATTGCCCTAGAAAAAAATATAGATACACTTTATCTTTACTATGATTATATGGGTATAGAGAAATGGCTTACTGGTGAATGGAAAACAAATAAAATTGGTACGAAGAAATACAAAGAATTTTATGATTCCATAAAGGATAGATTGAGTGTAGTATTCATAAAAGTTAAATCTCATAGTGGAGATACTTACAATGAAGAAGTAGATAAACTTGCTAGAGCTAGTTTAAAGATAGATACGAATTAG
- a CDS encoding deoxycytidylate deaminase: protein MERRDKTNYYLDIAEVVAERGTCLRRNFGAIIVKNDEIIATGYTGAPRGRKNCSDLNYCRREQLNIPRGTHYELCRSVHAEANCIISAPRKDMIGSTLYLVCKDPKSGKLVENTNSCAMCKRLIINAGIENVIIRDTKNSFRTVKVKDWIENDDSLSNEFGY, encoded by the coding sequence ATGGAAAGAAGAGATAAAACTAATTATTATTTGGACATAGCTGAAGTTGTGGCCGAAAGAGGTACTTGCCTTAGAAGAAATTTTGGTGCCATCATAGTTAAAAATGATGAGATAATTGCTACTGGATATACTGGTGCCCCTAGAGGAAGAAAAAATTGTTCTGATTTAAACTATTGCAGAAGAGAACAATTGAATATTCCTAGAGGCACTCACTATGAATTGTGCCGTTCGGTTCACGCTGAAGCCAATTGCATCATAAGTGCACCAAGAAAAGACATGATTGGCTCTACTCTCTATCTAGTATGCAAAGATCCTAAATCCGGAAAACTAGTTGAAAACACCAATTCTTGTGCTATGTGCAAAAGGCTCATCATAAACGCCGGTATTGAGAATGTAATCATCAGAGATACCAAAAATAGTTTTAGAACAGTAAAAGTAAAAGATTGGATAGAAAATGATGATTCTCTAAGTAATGAATTTGGCTACTAA